In Engraulis encrasicolus isolate BLACKSEA-1 chromosome 2, IST_EnEncr_1.0, whole genome shotgun sequence, the sequence ccgaattTTTTCATCTCCGGtcttacatttaggctggtttatcaggctacttgtGGAGCACTTTCAGCACCTCCACGGGATCCGTCCTCCCTGTGAACTTCTGCACAGCCTCGCACCTGTGATGGGCAGGAGAGGGAAGACCTGAATCAACCAAACCGGGCTAAAGCTCAGATGCACCTTCATGATTGAATTCAACCTCAAGTCTCACAAAATTCCATGAAATGAACACGACCCCTTGGAAcgcaaaatctgtggcagtttgaCAGATTCTGCCTTAATTCACAACACAACAGTGCTTTCTATGTCTTCCCAAGTTTCCTTTGTCTCCATGTGTTGTGAATTCTGTGAGTTCATGTTGATTGAAGGCGCAAACTCTTGCAGATAAAATTCAGGTAATGTTAACTGGCAATCGTGTTTCAGTCAAATTACTGTTTAGTGTGCAGATGTGACCTCTTGTTACATAGAAAAGTGATCCATACAGTTCAGTTCAAACATGCAATTGCTTCATTGACACTActattctggggtgcatttctcgaaagcgtagttgctaaactgcattagctactttgttgtttgcaatgcaacttcccattggcaactacccaagttgctaactggctaacagctacactttcgagaaacgcacccctgacctATCTGGTTGTTGTGTTACCAGGTAAGTACTCACGAGAGTCGGAGGAAGGGGTTGTACTCAAATTCCTCCAGTAATGTCGAGGGGACTGTCGGTTGGTCATCATCATCTCTGGCCTTGCCACAAAAAGACAATTGCTAATTTCAAGACCCATATCGTCATACTGGCAAGAGGTATGTTTTTCTTCTCCCAGAAATGTTATTAATGTGTGTAACAGTTCATAATTAAGTAGGCCTTCTGTGCATGAAGAATACTCCCTCCTGCCACCATGTGCCTTATGAAGTGtaatatacaaacatacacaccagatgatgttctttctctctctccctctcgaacacatacacaaatatttctctctctgcctctctctcgctaAGTCGcgcgcacacaacacaacacaacacaacacacctttGCCCAGGTCAGCATCTCTTTGACTTTCTCGTTCTCCGGCTCCACCAGTAAAGCGAACTTGAGGTTCCTCTTTGTGTACTCATGGCCACAGAACAGAACACCTTCTGAAAACTATATGAATGtgtactttaaaggtgcactgtctaaTATTTTATTggtatatttccagaattcatgctgcccattcacaaatgttgcctttttcaggaatacttaccaccaccattaaattccaagtattcattatgactgggaaaactgcacttttcatacatgaaaaggtggatcattCATCTCCATGTACGttgttttgaatttccataaatggCCATTATTAGCTGCAACACTTAAGCTACAGTACTTTTGCCATACTGgcaagtaggcctatcctatcAAGTAAATATTTACGAAAAGCTCAAACATCTTGCTGTTATATGCTGCTCAGGAGTATCAATATCTCTGTGGAGGCTCACCATATGTTTATGAAATGCGCACCCACCATACCTTCCTGTTGTGCTAAATGCTGGTCTGTAGTATTGGTCACTGTAGTGTAGAGACTTACTGTGTCTTAAGGCAAGGTCCCCAACACTTCTGTCGGGTTGTGATGCATCTGTTCTGCGGTGCCTTCAAAAAACTTTCCGCAGCCACCGACAAAGAGTTTGTCTCCTGACAATCCAAACAGCATTCCAGATGTGGGAGCAGAGATACTGTAtgatgcactgtaggcctatccatAACAGGGGCAATTGATATAACGTCTCCTGCTGCCTAACTTGTGAAAACAGCAGGCGAATCAGTGCAGTCATCCTCCCAGACGAAGTAGCATATGTGTCCAGCAGTGTGGTGGCGGCAGGGGGTGAAGAGGCACCTCGCATTGATGGAGTTGAACTGTGGGAAAAGCATTAGTATACAGCATTTAAGAACTCACTCCTAATAACTCTGGAACATCATGCCTTATGTGACAGCATCTCTATGCATGTGCAACTGCTCTTCTTAGGTGCTTTATTTTGCAGCACTGTCATTGAGACAGCATTGTGACTACAATACCTTCAACTCTTGGCTGTTGGATACTTTATCTGCCAGGCCTTTGATGCGGTTATCACCTCCATACACCCTCAGTCCTGGGATCTCAAATCTTCATTGCCTCTTGCATGGAAAAAAGGATTCTTCTGATTGCCAAAAAGGTCCAAAAGATTGGcaccacaacaaatgacagcTGTCAGGGTTTGGCTTATCAGTGATGATGTGTGGTGAGGACAGCTATCAGGGTTAACCCTTCTCGTTTCACTATCTGCAAAAGCTTTGCATTCAGATGTTGTTGCATCAGCTGGGTTCTAAACGGATGCAAAAAGGGGATGGATACGCGACAACTTTTAGAAACCATCAGACCTTACCCTTTGCGGTACAGCGGGGGCGACTGCAATTGCTTCTTTGGTCTGCTCATCAATGATCAGGTACATATAGTTATCTTCGAGGATGGAGATCACCCTTACTTTCATGGTCAAACACGCACGACGAGGGCTTGACAACGAACCAAGGGAGTAAAGTATGGGTTAACGGCGCCAAGAGGTGGCCCGACGGGTCAGTTTAAATATTTTACACCACTGATGTGATCATTTGCTGTTCCAATGCAGAGATTCTGGTCAGCAAGAGGGTGACAAGCTCAATTGAGTTCAAAGAGACCAGGACCTGTGGCTGGGTTTCTATTACCCTGGTATAAATGCATAACCTGCTTCTCCTGTTGCCTGCAGGCAACCATGGCCACCGTGCGTTCAATCTTCCAGTTTTTCAACCGTTTTTCTGCTGTTTTTCAGAAGTATTGACACCGTCATTGAATACAAGAAGGTTGCTCAATATGCTTTTTATTATACCCTTGAGTCGACACGATATGTCTTACTGTCGGAAGCAGCGTGCGCTCTCTTGCGC encodes:
- the LOC134465126 gene encoding LOW QUALITY PROTEIN: hydroxyacylglutathione hydrolase-like protein (The sequence of the model RefSeq protein was modified relative to this genomic sequence to represent the inferred CDS: inserted 1 base in 1 codon; substituted 2 bases at 2 genomic stop codons), which gives rise to MKVRVISILEDNYMYLIIDEQTKEAIAVAPAVPQRLLQIVKREGLTLIAVLTTHHHWNPFFHARGNEDLXIPGLRVYGGDNRIKGLADKVSNSQELKFNSINARCLFTPCRHHTAGHICYFVWEDDCTDSPAVFTRDKLFVGGCGKFFEGTAEQMHHNPTEVLGTLPXDTVSVLFCGHEYTKRNLKFALLVEPENEKVKEMLTWAKARDDDDQPTVPSTLLEEFEYNPFLRLSCEAVQKFTGRTDPVEVLKVLHKXPDKIKKPKDRVPPQVLMALEWDLLDS